Proteins co-encoded in one Immundisolibacter sp. genomic window:
- a CDS encoding GNAT family N-acetyltransferase, protein MPPYTVSQVRWPEHSAELLAVRRAVFVEEQGVAETLELDGRDAGAWHLLACDGAGLPIGCVRLLVDAHIGRLAVLRRARRRGIGRELLVAAVRLARKLGMGDLYLHAQTHARGFYEASGFIAEGEEFPEAGIAHVLMRLPADNAPT, encoded by the coding sequence ATGCCGCCCTACACCGTTAGCCAGGTCCGCTGGCCGGAACACTCGGCAGAATTGCTGGCCGTTCGCCGCGCAGTATTCGTCGAAGAACAGGGCGTCGCCGAGACGCTGGAGCTTGATGGCCGGGATGCCGGAGCTTGGCATTTGCTGGCGTGCGATGGTGCGGGCCTGCCGATCGGCTGCGTGCGGCTGCTCGTGGATGCTCACATCGGCCGGCTGGCGGTGCTGCGCCGCGCACGCCGACGAGGAATAGGCCGCGAGCTGCTGGTGGCAGCGGTTCGGCTAGCACGCAAACTGGGCATGGGCGATCTGTACCTGCACGCGCAAACGCATGCACGCGGCTTTTATGAAGCCAGCGGGTTTATCGCCGAGGGCGAGGAATTTCCCGAAGCCGGCATCGCGCATGTGCTGATGCGATTACCGGCCGACAACGCCCCGACCTAG